From the genome of Dissulfurirhabdus thermomarina:
CCAACGGTCCGCCCGGAAGACCGGCTGACGCTGGGTTTCTTCAAGCGGCTCATCACGCCGGACGACGAGGAGGCCCTGGTGGACGGGTGCCGGGAGTTGGTCCTCGGCAACGAAGAGAAGGCCCTCGAACACCTCGAGAAGGCCGTCCACCTGGCCGACGGCGCGTACCTTGCCGGTTTCCTGGCGCTCAAGCAGGACCGGCTGGAAGAAGCCGCGATCTACCTGGCGACGGCCGCCGAGAAGCACAGCCGTCTGGGCCGCTACTTCTCCAAATACGGCATCTCCGCCACCATGAGCCTCCCCATCACAGACGAGGTATCCGCGCATGTGGACCCGGATCTCCGCGGCGTGCTGTTGGGCCTGGTGGAGGTCTATCAGCGTCAGGAGCGCTGGGAGGATGCGATTGCCTGCCTGGAAAGGCTGCAGCGGCTCGAACCCGACGACGTGGTGGTGAAGCTGTCCCTCGCCGAGCTGCTGTTGGACGCCCGCCCGGGCGAGAAGAACGTCTGCCGGAAGGTTGTGCGGTTGGCCGAAGGCATCGAGAACGAGATGCCGGTCCACACCGCGCTGTTGCTCTACAAGGCCAGGGCCCTGCGCGGGCTCGGGCTTCTGGACGCGGCGCGGGAGACT
Proteins encoded in this window:
- a CDS encoding tetratricopeptide repeat protein encodes the protein PTVRPEDRLTLGFFKRLITPDDEEALVDGCRELVLGNEEKALEHLEKAVHLADGAYLAGFLALKQDRLEEAAIYLATAAEKHSRLGRYFSKYGISATMSLPITDEVSAHVDPDLRGVLLGLVEVYQRQERWEDAIACLERLQRLEPDDVVVKLSLAELLLDARPGEKNVCRKVVRLAEGIENEMPVHTALLLYKARALRGLGLLDAARETLTGALRRRKARSEELLRALRYERALVYEDLGQRRRARSELEKLYAEDPDYE